The following coding sequences are from one uncultured Cohaesibacter sp. window:
- a CDS encoding RNA methyltransferase, with translation MMKSQKDGYHFGSAKRAKRTHLAFLKQRFARFSFRKICFKKGATSAILPDHETAQAARTNKPEETQHMRGYFAVGVQGLSKEGNFGNLVRTAHAFGASFFFTIAAERTFAKPGTDTSNSGDHLPYYPWANEEELILPKDCRLVGVELTDDAVDLPSFRHPTKAAYILGPERGNLSQAMQDKCDFIVKIPTRFCLNVATAGAIIMYDRVQSMGGFTDRPVRAGGPREAKVHQHGQPKFRSGIPDGLKG, from the coding sequence ATGATGAAGTCGCAAAAAGATGGATACCACTTTGGATCAGCCAAACGCGCCAAGAGAACCCATCTGGCTTTTCTCAAACAGAGATTCGCAAGGTTTTCTTTTCGGAAAATCTGTTTTAAGAAAGGCGCAACTTCGGCAATCCTGCCGGATCACGAGACCGCTCAAGCGGCAAGAACAAACAAACCGGAAGAAACACAGCATATGCGCGGATATTTTGCAGTCGGAGTGCAGGGACTATCCAAAGAAGGCAATTTCGGCAATCTGGTCCGAACTGCTCACGCTTTTGGAGCCAGCTTCTTTTTCACAATTGCTGCGGAAAGAACGTTTGCCAAGCCGGGAACTGACACATCAAACAGTGGCGATCACTTGCCATATTACCCTTGGGCCAACGAAGAAGAACTGATCTTGCCGAAAGATTGCAGACTGGTTGGCGTGGAACTGACCGACGACGCAGTAGACCTGCCCAGTTTCAGGCATCCGACCAAAGCGGCCTATATTCTGGGTCCCGAGCGCGGCAATCTCTCCCAAGCCATGCAAGACAAATGCGACTTCATCGTAAAGATCCCGACACGCTTCTGCCTAAACGTGGCAACGGCCGGCGCAATCATCATGTATGATCGCGTCCAGTCCATGGGAGGGTTCACCGACAGACCTGTGCGCGCCGGAGGCCCCAGAGAAGCAAAGGTTCACCAGCATGGCCAACCGAAATTCCGCTCAGGAATTCCAGACGGTCTCAAGGGCTAA
- a CDS encoding NADPH:quinone oxidoreductase family protein has product MRAIICDAFEGIENLKLVELEKPTAGPGEVLIRVKAAALNFFDTLIIRNKYQYTPDLPFSPAGEVAGLIEAVGEGVDRKRVGQKALAYIRWGGARDYVVVPDEEAITVPQQLYFEQAAGLMITYGTTIYGLKSRAKLQQGEVLAVLGAAGGVGLAAVEIGKLMGARVIACASSEEKLQLCAEHGADELVNYKTSDLKQTLKDLTNGRGVDVVYDPVGGDLSEAALRATGWYGRFLVIGFASGTIPKMPLNLVMLKSVDLLGVFWGEGIRKDPANHAANMKQIMEWVASGDLKPYVERRYPLEQTAEAIRVIANREARGKVVLYF; this is encoded by the coding sequence ATGAGAGCGATCATTTGTGATGCGTTTGAGGGGATCGAGAATCTGAAACTGGTCGAGCTGGAGAAACCAACTGCGGGACCGGGAGAAGTCTTGATTCGGGTGAAGGCTGCCGCTCTCAACTTTTTTGATACGCTTATTATTCGCAACAAATATCAGTATACGCCTGACTTGCCCTTTTCGCCTGCAGGAGAGGTTGCTGGCCTTATTGAGGCCGTGGGTGAAGGTGTGGATCGCAAGCGTGTTGGCCAAAAGGCTTTGGCCTATATTCGTTGGGGTGGTGCAAGGGATTATGTTGTGGTGCCTGATGAAGAGGCGATTACGGTGCCGCAACAGTTATATTTCGAACAGGCCGCCGGGCTGATGATCACCTACGGCACGACCATATATGGTCTTAAAAGTCGTGCAAAATTGCAGCAGGGTGAAGTGCTTGCTGTGTTGGGGGCTGCTGGCGGTGTGGGGCTGGCGGCCGTTGAAATCGGTAAGCTGATGGGGGCTCGCGTCATTGCCTGTGCGTCTTCCGAGGAAAAATTGCAGTTATGTGCGGAGCATGGCGCCGATGAGCTTGTCAATTACAAGACCTCCGACCTCAAGCAGACGCTGAAGGATCTGACGAATGGACGCGGGGTTGATGTGGTTTATGATCCTGTTGGGGGTGATCTGTCCGAAGCAGCCTTGCGGGCAACCGGTTGGTATGGCCGCTTCCTCGTGATCGGCTTTGCCTCGGGGACTATTCCGAAAATGCCACTTAATCTGGTTATGCTCAAAAGTGTGGACCTACTCGGTGTCTTCTGGGGCGAAGGAATCCGAAAAGACCCTGCCAACCATGCTGCGAATATGAAGCAGATCATGGAATGGGTGGCAAGCGGAGATCTCAAGCCATATGTGGAACGACGGTACCCACTTGAGCAAACTGCTGAAGCGATTCGGGTCATTGCCAACCGTGAAGCAAGGGGCAAAGTGGTTCTTTATTTCTGA